A window from Herbaspirillum sp. meg3 encodes these proteins:
- a CDS encoding DMT family transporter has translation MIRVTTGNQSDPKQEDRSWHPQLLNLVPLAFVLIWSTGFIVAKFGLPYAPPLTFLILRFIGVLLFLLPLVWVLRAPWPRGRQAMHIAISGMLLHAAYLGGVWTAIKLGMPAGLSALIVGLQPVLTAFAAPFVGERVKGRQWLGLGLGLCGVGLVVANKISLIGLSWTAIWLCVMALVTITIGTLYQKRFCAHFDLRTGTIIQFIASALVLLPFAFFVEDFSFDLHTVTWTSHFIGALLWSIFALSIGAIFLLFALIRSSAATQVTSLLYLTPPTTAVMAWLMFGEAFSMVGIAGMVVAVIGVAFVVRK, from the coding sequence ATGATTCGCGTCACCACCGGTAACCAGTCCGATCCCAAGCAGGAAGATCGTTCCTGGCATCCTCAGTTGCTCAATCTCGTGCCGCTGGCATTTGTGCTGATCTGGAGCACCGGCTTCATTGTCGCCAAGTTCGGGCTGCCTTATGCACCGCCGCTGACATTTTTGATACTGCGCTTCATTGGCGTGTTGTTGTTCTTGCTGCCGCTGGTGTGGGTGTTGCGTGCGCCGTGGCCGCGCGGCAGGCAGGCTATGCATATCGCAATTTCCGGCATGCTTCTGCATGCGGCCTATCTGGGAGGCGTCTGGACGGCGATCAAGCTTGGCATGCCCGCCGGACTCAGTGCATTGATCGTAGGCTTGCAGCCGGTCCTGACGGCCTTCGCTGCACCGTTCGTGGGGGAGCGCGTCAAAGGGCGGCAGTGGTTGGGTCTGGGACTGGGCTTGTGCGGCGTGGGCTTGGTGGTCGCCAACAAGATTTCACTGATCGGCCTGTCATGGACGGCGATCTGGTTATGCGTGATGGCGCTGGTAACCATCACGATCGGCACCTTGTATCAAAAACGATTTTGCGCGCACTTCGATTTGCGTACCGGCACCATCATTCAATTCATTGCCTCCGCGCTGGTGTTGTTGCCGTTCGCGTTTTTCGTGGAGGATTTCAGTTTTGATCTGCATACGGTCACGTGGACGTCGCATTTCATCGGCGCCTTGCTGTGGTCGATTTTTGCTTTGTCGATCGGTGCGATCTTCCTCTTGTTCGCCTTGATCCGTAGTAGCGCGGCAACGCAAGTTACCAGTCTGCTTTATCTGACGCCGCCAACTACAGCGGTGATGGCTTGGCTGATGTTTGGCGAGGCATTCAGCATGGTGGGTATTGCCGGCATGGTGGTGGCCGTGATCGGTGTCGCCTTCGTTGTCAGGAAATGA
- a CDS encoding histone deacetylase, with the protein MRAFYSDHFVLPLPAGHRFPMAKYRMIREGAANAVPDLEFHEAVAASDGVLALAHHPKYVELVSRGQLSDRAQKEIGFPWSPEMVERSRRSAGATIAACRSAIEQGISVNLAGGTHHAYADHGAGFCVFNDAAVASRLMQAERRVSRVAIVDLDVHQGNGTASILADDDSVFTLSLHGERNYPFEKEQSDLDVALPDGVTDVEYLSALQGALSQLMGRFDPQLIIYLAGADPHEGDRLGRMKLSLAGLAERDKLVFELGRQQKIPIAVTMAGGYGKNIEDTVAVHIQTITLASRYAADWR; encoded by the coding sequence TTGAGAGCGTTTTATAGCGACCATTTTGTCCTGCCGCTACCCGCCGGTCATCGCTTCCCGATGGCGAAATACCGCATGATTCGTGAGGGAGCGGCCAATGCTGTACCTGATCTGGAATTTCATGAAGCGGTTGCTGCCAGCGATGGCGTGCTCGCTCTTGCTCATCATCCGAAGTATGTTGAGTTGGTGTCACGTGGGCAGTTATCCGACCGTGCACAAAAAGAAATCGGCTTTCCCTGGTCGCCTGAAATGGTCGAGCGTTCCCGGCGGTCGGCGGGTGCGACCATCGCCGCATGTCGCAGTGCAATAGAGCAGGGCATCTCCGTCAATCTGGCTGGCGGTACGCATCACGCCTATGCAGATCACGGCGCCGGTTTTTGCGTCTTCAACGATGCTGCTGTGGCATCGCGTCTGATGCAGGCTGAGCGTCGCGTGTCTCGCGTCGCGATCGTTGACCTTGATGTGCATCAGGGTAATGGCACGGCATCGATTCTTGCCGATGACGATTCCGTTTTCACGTTGTCATTGCATGGCGAGCGCAACTATCCCTTCGAAAAAGAACAAAGTGATCTCGATGTCGCTTTGCCGGACGGCGTGACCGATGTTGAATATCTATCGGCGTTGCAAGGCGCATTGAGTCAATTGATGGGACGTTTTGATCCACAATTGATCATCTATCTGGCGGGGGCCGACCCGCATGAGGGCGACAGGCTTGGCCGCATGAAGCTGAGTCTGGCAGGCCTGGCCGAGCGCGACAAGCTGGTCTTCGAACTGGGACGCCAGCAAAAAATTCCGATCGCGGTTACGATGGCGGGCGGTTACGGAAAAAACATCGAAGACACCGTCGCCGTTCACATACAAACAATTACGCTTGCCAGTCGATATGCTGCCGACTGGCGTTGA
- the phaP gene encoding TIGR01841 family phasin (Members of this family are phasins (small proteins associated with inclusions such as PHA granules). Note that several different families of phasins have been named PhaP despite very little sequence similarity to each other.): MTTLTDQFSAATKANFEAQVALFNQFASKTFEGVEKLVDLNLKATKSSLEETHDAVQKLLTAKDAQEFFSLSGAQAQPSVEKGIAYGRHVAGIFSSTQAELTKTAEAQLAEVNRKVISMIDEASKNAPAGTEGAISFVKTTIGNLNAGYEQLTKSAKQAAEAMEANVTTAVDQLSQATVKATSRGSKK, translated from the coding sequence ATGACAACTCTTACCGACCAATTTTCCGCCGCTACCAAAGCGAACTTCGAAGCTCAAGTCGCACTGTTCAACCAGTTCGCAAGTAAGACTTTCGAGGGCGTCGAAAAGCTGGTGGATCTGAATTTGAAAGCCACAAAATCTTCCCTGGAGGAAACGCACGATGCAGTTCAGAAACTGCTGACCGCGAAGGATGCTCAGGAATTTTTTTCGTTGTCAGGTGCGCAAGCTCAGCCGAGTGTGGAAAAAGGCATCGCTTACGGTCGCCATGTCGCCGGCATCTTCTCCAGCACCCAGGCCGAATTGACCAAGACAGCCGAAGCCCAGCTGGCGGAAGTCAATCGCAAGGTGATTTCGATGATTGATGAAGCCTCGAAGAATGCACCTGCCGGTACCGAAGGTGCGATCTCTTTCGTCAAGACAACGATCGGCAATCTCAATGCAGGCTATGAGCAGCTCACCAAGAGCGCGAAGCAAGCTGCTGAAGCTATGGAAGCCAATGTGACGACTGCGGTTGACCAGTTGTCGCAAGCGACCGTAAAAGCAACAAGCCGCGGTTCGAAAAAATAA
- a CDS encoding molybdopterin-binding protein — MAIGLIIIGDEILSGKRVDKHFPKVLELLTARGLQLAWVEYLGDDPERITATLKRTFASEDIVFCTGGIGATPDDHTRQCAAAALGVSLELHPDAKVKIQERIADTAREAGITPVYDAPENLHRLKMGEFPVGSSIIPNPYNKIPGFFVPNVSGEGAHYFAPGFPVMAWPMFEWVLDTRYAHLFHRLAWAEKSVLVYEMPESTITPLMEAIEAEYPLVKVFSLPHVGDAQTRRHIDLGVKGEPSQVEDAFRKMQDGLRKLNADYQPNSK, encoded by the coding sequence ATGGCTATCGGACTCATCATCATCGGCGACGAAATCCTTTCTGGAAAACGTGTCGACAAGCATTTTCCCAAAGTACTTGAACTGCTCACCGCACGGGGCCTGCAACTGGCCTGGGTGGAATATCTTGGCGACGACCCGGAGCGGATTACCGCGACATTGAAGAGAACCTTCGCAAGCGAAGATATCGTCTTTTGTACCGGCGGTATCGGCGCTACGCCGGATGACCATACGCGCCAATGCGCGGCTGCGGCCTTGGGCGTCTCGCTGGAACTACATCCCGACGCCAAGGTGAAAATCCAGGAGCGCATCGCGGACACGGCACGAGAAGCCGGTATCACGCCTGTCTACGATGCCCCGGAAAACCTGCATCGGCTGAAGATGGGTGAGTTTCCTGTCGGCTCCTCAATCATTCCGAATCCTTACAACAAGATTCCAGGCTTCTTCGTACCCAATGTCAGCGGCGAAGGTGCACATTATTTTGCGCCCGGTTTTCCTGTGATGGCATGGCCGATGTTCGAATGGGTGCTCGATACACGTTATGCGCATCTGTTTCATCGTCTGGCCTGGGCGGAAAAATCCGTGCTGGTTTATGAAATGCCGGAATCCACCATTACGCCGCTGATGGAAGCGATCGAAGCAGAATACCCGCTGGTAAAAGTGTTCAGCCTGCCACATGTCGGCGACGCACAGACGCGCCGGCATATCGATCTGGGCGTCAAGGGCGAGCCGTCGCAGGTGGAAGATGCATTCCGCAAGATGCAAGACGGGCTGCGCAAGCTGAATGCGGACTATCAGCCGAACAGCAAGTAA
- a CDS encoding EI24 domain-containing protein, which translates to MRLFATSFGRALLSQLHIRMLLLTVLPFALSVLIWGIALWWGLQPMIDGLQDYFVGHNGFGVAGSILNWFNMGALKTVIVPLIAMWALLPLMILTALVFVGLWAVPAIARHVGSRHYPHLEQRHGGSWWGSIWTSLWCFAVFVFAWIITLPIAIFPPLAFVIHPVLWGWLTYRVMAYDTLADYATPAERRAILHAHRWPLLLVGAIAGTMGAAPTLLWLGGALSVIFFPILAAGAIWLYVLVFVFTGLWFQYYCLEALSKLRAANPEAAGAQEVQN; encoded by the coding sequence ATGCGCCTGTTTGCAACCTCATTCGGTCGGGCGCTGCTGTCCCAGCTGCACATCAGGATGCTGCTGCTGACGGTGCTTCCGTTTGCGCTATCCGTCCTGATCTGGGGCATTGCCTTATGGTGGGGCTTGCAGCCCATGATCGATGGTCTGCAAGACTACTTTGTCGGACATAACGGCTTCGGCGTAGCCGGCTCAATACTCAACTGGTTCAACATGGGCGCGCTGAAAACGGTGATCGTCCCGTTGATCGCCATGTGGGCCTTGCTGCCACTGATGATTCTGACTGCGCTGGTGTTTGTCGGGTTGTGGGCGGTGCCGGCCATCGCCCGCCATGTCGGCAGCCGCCACTATCCGCATCTTGAGCAGCGCCATGGCGGCTCTTGGTGGGGGAGCATCTGGACCTCGCTGTGGTGTTTCGCCGTATTTGTTTTTGCGTGGATCATCACACTGCCGATCGCCATTTTTCCGCCGCTGGCCTTCGTGATTCATCCTGTGTTGTGGGGCTGGTTGACTTATCGCGTGATGGCCTACGATACATTGGCCGACTATGCGACGCCTGCCGAACGGCGCGCCATACTGCATGCGCATCGCTGGCCTTTGCTGCTGGTCGGTGCGATTGCCGGCACCATGGGCGCTGCGCCAACTTTACTGTGGCTGGGCGGCGCGTTGTCGGTGATCTTTTTCCCTATTCTGGCCGCCGGTGCTATCTGGCTGTATGTACTGGTGTTCGTCTTTACCGGCTTGTGGTTTCAGTACTATTGCCTGGAAGCCTTGAGCAAGCTGCGCGCCGCCAATCCTGAAGCTGCGGGTGCGCAGGAAGTCCAAAACTAG
- a CDS encoding sterol desaturase family protein, with protein MIQTFSDLFATAQGWLFETFVQPAVFALGLGEFVEEAFTGTEWFLVGVCELAVLFIILRPLESMIPVHPILDKRARWNDFIYTALHRLGAFSIIVFFLLDPAMSYLSEFLHWEGWGTFNLDDVWPGVTDQALVSFLFYLIVLDFCDYWYHRAQHGFRWLWALHSLHHSQENMNLWSDDRNHLLDDLVRDVLMGLVALAIGVQPGQYILLVSASRMLQSLQHANVRIHFGRIGEYLLVSPRFHRLHHAIGIGHESRGKNSLGGHNFAVLFPIWDVIFRTTHFGKAFAMTGVRDQLPPPAGKGRNYGRGFWAQQWLGLKRIVEFSRKASR; from the coding sequence CTGATTCAAACCTTTTCAGACTTGTTCGCCACGGCCCAGGGCTGGTTGTTCGAAACCTTCGTTCAGCCCGCAGTGTTTGCGCTCGGCCTCGGTGAGTTCGTCGAAGAGGCCTTTACCGGCACCGAATGGTTTCTGGTCGGTGTGTGCGAGTTGGCTGTACTGTTCATCATCCTGCGCCCGCTGGAGTCCATGATTCCCGTCCACCCGATCTTGGACAAGCGCGCCCGATGGAACGATTTCATCTATACCGCCTTGCATCGCCTCGGCGCGTTTTCCATTATTGTCTTCTTCCTGCTTGATCCGGCGATGTCCTATCTCAGCGAATTTTTGCATTGGGAAGGGTGGGGCACCTTTAATCTGGACGACGTCTGGCCGGGCGTGACCGACCAGGCGTTGGTGAGTTTCCTGTTCTATCTGATCGTGCTGGATTTTTGCGACTACTGGTATCACCGCGCTCAACATGGTTTCCGCTGGCTGTGGGCGTTACACAGCTTGCATCACAGCCAGGAAAACATGAACCTTTGGAGTGACGATCGCAACCATTTGCTCGATGACCTGGTAAGAGACGTGCTCATGGGATTGGTCGCGTTGGCCATTGGTGTGCAGCCGGGACAATACATCCTGCTGGTATCGGCATCGCGCATGTTGCAAAGTTTGCAGCATGCCAATGTGCGGATTCATTTCGGCCGTATCGGTGAATACCTGCTGGTGTCGCCCCGTTTTCATCGCCTGCATCACGCCATCGGCATCGGCCATGAAAGCCGTGGCAAGAATTCGCTGGGTGGACATAACTTTGCGGTGCTGTTCCCGATCTGGGATGTCATCTTCCGCACGACGCATTTTGGCAAGGCGTTTGCAATGACCGGTGTCCGTGATCAGTTGCCGCCTCCGGCCGGTAAAGGGCGCAATTATGGGCGCGGTTTCTGGGCGCAACAGTGGCTTGGCCTGAAGCGCATTGTCGAATTTTCTCGCAAGGCCTCCCGCTGA
- a CDS encoding polysaccharide deacetylase family protein, which produces MRPPLPAKSSRLRKIAALAAMAAVTAAIWPAQAATDNAGSCKGTIYLTFDTGSQSQADYIAQTLNKHHIKATFFLANEKTIHGDYTLNPAWAPYWKARVAEGHAFGTHTFDHVYVQRDLPDGRIEVKPQFGAQAGKKEVWTAAQYCSELQRVADRFTELTGSKLDHLWRAPGGKLTPQLLAAGRACGYSHVAWADAGFSGDELPSDKWPNAMLLQKALQKLKDGDIVMAHLGIWSRKDPWAPAVLEPLISGLEQKGYCFATLREHPAYQAAISKQQTAVIK; this is translated from the coding sequence ATGCGACCGCCGTTGCCAGCTAAGTCGTCTCGCCTGCGAAAGATTGCTGCTCTGGCCGCCATGGCGGCCGTCACTGCGGCAATCTGGCCGGCGCAGGCAGCGACCGACAATGCCGGCTCCTGCAAAGGCACGATCTACCTGACCTTTGATACCGGCAGCCAGTCTCAGGCGGATTACATTGCCCAGACGCTCAACAAGCACCACATCAAGGCGACATTCTTCCTCGCCAACGAAAAAACCATTCACGGCGACTACACGCTGAATCCTGCATGGGCGCCTTACTGGAAGGCCCGGGTAGCCGAGGGACATGCTTTCGGCACGCACACTTTTGATCACGTATACGTCCAGCGCGATCTGCCGGATGGCCGTATCGAGGTCAAACCGCAATTTGGCGCACAAGCCGGCAAGAAAGAAGTCTGGACCGCAGCTCAGTATTGCAGCGAGTTGCAACGTGTTGCAGACCGTTTCACCGAGCTGACCGGTTCCAAACTGGATCATCTGTGGCGCGCACCGGGCGGCAAGCTGACTCCGCAATTGCTGGCTGCTGGCCGCGCTTGCGGCTATTCTCATGTCGCCTGGGCTGACGCGGGTTTTTCCGGCGATGAGTTGCCGAGCGATAAATGGCCTAATGCGATGTTGCTGCAAAAAGCATTGCAAAAACTCAAGGACGGCGACATTGTGATGGCGCATCTCGGGATCTGGTCGCGCAAGGATCCCTGGGCGCCGGCTGTGTTGGAGCCGCTGATTTCCGGACTGGAGCAAAAAGGCTATTGTTTCGCGACCTTGCGCGAACATCCTGCTTACCAGGCTGCCATCAGCAAGCAGCAGACCGCCGTCATCAAATAG
- a CDS encoding cytochrome D1 domain-containing protein, producing MLSLCMLLAAPAYANVVVVLNSGDATVTLLDQATYKEINTFSVGKEPHHLMATPDNKSLIVASATGNQLIFLDPKTGEIQRQLRGIIDPYQIGFSPDQKWFVANGLRLDRVDVYRYDGRDLELAKRVRLAKTPSHIAFDAASTTAFITQQGSNEISAIDLATQQVKWTMPVGKLPAGIFMTPDNKYLLVGIMGKDYVQVIDWRTQKTVKTIRTGEGAHNFRAHGDKRYVYVSNRVSNTINVIDLQTLENVGNIQVPGGPDCMEITEDGKTMWVTLRWIKKVAVIDLASKKVMKVIPVGRSPHGIYFFNRAPDL from the coding sequence ATGCTGTCGCTGTGCATGCTGCTGGCTGCTCCGGCATATGCGAACGTCGTCGTTGTTCTCAATTCCGGCGACGCGACCGTGACCCTGCTTGATCAGGCGACTTATAAGGAAATCAACACATTTTCCGTTGGCAAGGAGCCGCATCACCTGATGGCGACCCCGGACAACAAGTCCCTGATCGTGGCCAGCGCCACCGGCAATCAACTGATTTTCCTCGATCCGAAGACCGGCGAAATCCAGCGCCAGTTGCGCGGCATCATCGATCCGTATCAAATCGGCTTCTCGCCAGACCAGAAGTGGTTTGTCGCCAACGGTTTGCGTCTGGACCGTGTCGACGTCTATCGCTACGATGGCCGCGATCTGGAACTGGCCAAGCGTGTCCGCCTGGCAAAGACGCCCAGCCACATCGCTTTTGATGCCGCCAGCACGACGGCTTTCATCACCCAGCAAGGCAGCAACGAAATCAGCGCCATCGATCTGGCGACCCAGCAGGTCAAATGGACCATGCCGGTCGGCAAATTGCCTGCCGGTATTTTCATGACGCCGGACAACAAGTATTTGCTGGTCGGCATCATGGGCAAGGACTACGTACAGGTCATTGACTGGCGCACACAAAAGACGGTCAAGACGATTCGTACCGGCGAGGGGGCGCATAATTTCCGCGCGCATGGCGACAAGCGCTATGTCTATGTCTCCAACCGCGTCTCCAATACGATCAACGTCATTGATCTGCAAACATTGGAAAACGTCGGCAACATCCAGGTGCCAGGTGGCCCGGATTGCATGGAAATCACCGAAGACGGCAAGACCATGTGGGTAACGCTGCGCTGGATCAAGAAAGTAGCAGTCATCGATCTCGCCAGCAAGAAAGTCATGAAAGTTATTCCGGTCGGCCGTTCGCCGCACGGCATCTATTTCTTCAATCGGGCTCCCGACCTCTGA
- a CDS encoding FKBP-type peptidyl-prolyl cis-trans isomerase yields the protein MSTIATSSGLQYEEIQVGTGDEAKAGNHVSVHYTGWLQNPDGSAGSKFDSSKDRNDPFAFPLGAGHVIKGWDEGVQGMKVGGIRKLIIPASLGYGARGAGGVIPPNATLIFEVELLAV from the coding sequence ATGTCTACTATCGCTACCTCCTCTGGACTGCAATACGAAGAAATCCAGGTTGGCACAGGCGACGAAGCCAAGGCGGGAAACCATGTCAGCGTGCACTACACCGGCTGGTTGCAAAATCCGGATGGCAGCGCCGGCAGCAAATTTGACTCCAGTAAAGACCGCAACGATCCATTTGCGTTCCCTTTGGGTGCAGGTCATGTGATCAAGGGCTGGGACGAAGGCGTTCAGGGTATGAAAGTCGGCGGCATCCGCAAGCTGATCATTCCAGCCTCGCTGGGTTATGGCGCACGCGGCGCCGGTGGCGTCATCCCGCCGAACGCAACGCTGATTTTCGAAGTCGAACTGCTGGCTGTCTGA
- a CDS encoding acyl-CoA-binding protein has product MSLQEQFEQTVAESKNLSERPDNMTLLKMYGLYKQGSSGDVQGERPGMTDFVARAKWDAWAAIKGLPQEEAQQQYIDLIADLKG; this is encoded by the coding sequence ATGAGTCTGCAGGAACAATTTGAGCAAACAGTAGCGGAATCCAAAAACCTGTCGGAACGCCCTGACAATATGACGCTGCTGAAGATGTACGGTTTGTACAAACAAGGCAGCAGCGGCGATGTACAAGGCGAACGTCCGGGCATGACGGATTTTGTGGCGCGCGCCAAGTGGGATGCGTGGGCCGCCATCAAGGGTCTGCCGCAAGAAGAAGCGCAACAGCAATACATCGACCTGATCGCTGACCTGAAGGGCTGA
- a CDS encoding D-glycerate dehydrogenase: MKPKIFVARAVFPEVLERLAQHFDVESNQEDRIFTADELMEKVRGKDGLFSTPSEPVTAALFAANPQLKAVCNMAVGYNNIDVAAATQAGVQATNTPDVLNETTADFGWALLMATARRVTESEHWLRAGHWKKWSYDSFTGSDVHGSTLGIIGMGRIGQAIARRSMGFDMNVIYHNRSQLSPELEARANKARYVGKEELLRAADHVILVLPYSKESHHTIKAADIALMKPQATLINLARGGIVDDAALIAALRDKKIAAAGLDVFENEPAFNPDFLGLSNVVLTPHIASASTPTRLAMANCAADNLIAALSGKTPPNLLNRDVQPKR, encoded by the coding sequence ATGAAACCTAAGATTTTTGTAGCGCGCGCAGTATTTCCTGAAGTGCTGGAGCGCCTGGCGCAACATTTCGACGTCGAGTCCAATCAGGAAGATCGCATCTTCACCGCCGATGAGTTAATGGAAAAAGTGCGCGGAAAAGACGGCCTGTTTTCCACTCCCAGCGAGCCGGTAACGGCGGCCTTGTTCGCGGCCAATCCGCAATTGAAAGCGGTCTGCAATATGGCCGTCGGCTACAACAATATCGATGTTGCCGCGGCCACCCAAGCTGGTGTGCAGGCCACCAATACGCCGGACGTACTCAACGAAACCACCGCCGATTTTGGCTGGGCCTTGTTGATGGCGACGGCGCGCCGGGTGACTGAATCTGAGCACTGGCTGCGCGCCGGCCATTGGAAAAAATGGAGCTACGACAGCTTCACCGGTTCCGATGTGCACGGCTCCACGCTCGGCATTATCGGCATGGGACGCATCGGCCAGGCGATCGCGCGCCGGTCAATGGGGTTCGACATGAACGTGATTTATCACAACCGCTCACAGTTGTCGCCGGAACTGGAAGCCCGGGCCAACAAAGCTCGTTATGTCGGCAAGGAAGAATTGCTGCGTGCGGCCGATCACGTGATCCTCGTGTTGCCGTATTCGAAAGAATCGCATCACACCATCAAGGCTGCGGATATCGCTTTGATGAAGCCCCAGGCGACGCTGATTAATCTGGCGCGTGGCGGTATTGTTGACGATGCGGCCCTGATTGCGGCGTTACGCGACAAGAAGATTGCCGCAGCCGGACTGGACGTATTTGAAAACGAGCCTGCTTTCAATCCGGATTTTCTCGGCCTGTCGAACGTGGTGCTGACGCCGCATATCGCCAGCGCCTCGACGCCAACCCGGCTGGCGATGGCCAATTGTGCGGCGGATAATTTGATCGCCGCTTTGTCGGGCAAGACACCGCCAAATCTGCTGAATCGCGATGTTCAGCCGAAGCGTTGA
- a CDS encoding sodium:proton antiporter, with protein MHKKLLTTSASLALALLLPNLAFAADLDGSTLSALWGIPFIGLLLSIALGPLLFEHFWHHHFGKIALAWGAAFLLPFALAFGGYAAVAGTVHALLAEYIPFIALLTALFVVAGGICVRGNLHGTPALNTGLLALGTVLASFMGTTGASMLLIRPLIRANDNRKHAVHIVVFFIFLVANAGGSLTPLGDPPLFLGFLKGVDFFWTMQHIFPETLFVCVSLLVIFYLLDRHYYLNKEEVLPPALDPTPDAPIRFEGKINFILLLVVIALVLMSGFWKSGVEFSIMGTPVELQNILRDIALVAVILISLWATPKSAREGNDFAWGPIAEVAKLFAGIFITIIPVIAMLKAGEAGAFGAVVRAVTGADGQPINAMYFWITGLLSSFLDNAPTYLVFFNTASGDAKILMTTLSSTLAAISAGAVFMGANSYIGNAPNMMVKAIAEDRGIKMPSFFGYMAWSLAILMPLFIVMTFIFFV; from the coding sequence TTGCATAAAAAACTCCTCACAACCTCGGCCTCGCTGGCCCTTGCCTTACTGCTTCCCAACCTGGCTTTTGCGGCCGATCTTGATGGTAGTACCTTGTCTGCGTTGTGGGGGATTCCCTTCATTGGTCTGTTGTTGTCGATTGCTCTCGGGCCGCTCTTGTTCGAGCATTTTTGGCATCATCATTTCGGCAAGATCGCCTTGGCGTGGGGCGCGGCATTTTTGCTCCCGTTCGCGCTGGCATTCGGTGGTTACGCGGCAGTGGCAGGGACAGTACATGCCTTGTTGGCGGAATACATTCCTTTCATCGCCTTGCTGACGGCATTGTTTGTCGTGGCCGGCGGTATCTGCGTGCGCGGTAATCTGCACGGCACGCCGGCACTCAATACCGGTCTGCTGGCCTTGGGCACCGTGCTGGCCAGTTTCATGGGGACAACGGGCGCATCGATGCTGCTGATTCGGCCGCTGATCCGCGCCAACGACAATCGTAAACACGCAGTGCATATCGTCGTGTTCTTCATCTTCCTCGTGGCCAACGCGGGCGGTTCATTGACACCGCTGGGCGATCCGCCGCTGTTCCTCGGTTTTCTGAAGGGCGTGGATTTCTTCTGGACCATGCAGCACATTTTTCCGGAGACACTGTTCGTCTGCGTCTCTTTGCTGGTGATTTTTTATCTGCTGGATCGGCACTACTATCTGAACAAGGAAGAAGTGCTGCCGCCAGCACTTGATCCGACCCCGGATGCGCCGATTCGCTTTGAAGGAAAAATCAATTTCATCCTCTTGCTGGTGGTGATCGCCCTGGTTCTCATGAGCGGTTTCTGGAAGTCGGGTGTGGAATTCTCCATCATGGGAACGCCGGTCGAATTGCAGAATATTTTGCGCGATATTGCATTGGTTGCGGTGATATTGATTTCGCTATGGGCGACACCGAAATCAGCGCGAGAAGGCAATGACTTCGCCTGGGGGCCGATTGCTGAAGTGGCGAAATTATTTGCCGGAATTTTCATCACCATCATCCCCGTCATTGCCATGCTAAAAGCAGGCGAGGCGGGTGCCTTTGGCGCGGTCGTACGTGCCGTGACGGGCGCTGATGGTCAGCCGATCAATGCAATGTATTTCTGGATTACCGGTCTGCTGTCGTCTTTCCTCGACAATGCTCCTACTTATCTGGTCTTTTTCAATACAGCCTCGGGCGACGCCAAAATCTTGATGACGACGCTTTCGTCGACCTTGGCGGCGATCTCGGCCGGCGCGGTGTTCATGGGCGCCAACAGTTATATCGGCAATGCGCCTAACATGATGGTCAAGGCCATTGCAGAAGATCGCGGCATCAAGATGCCATCGTTCTTCGGTTATATGGCGTGGTCGCTGGCAATTCTGATGCCGCTGTTCATTGTGATGACCTTCATCTTCTTTGTTTAA